The following proteins come from a genomic window of Lolium rigidum isolate FL_2022 chromosome 5, APGP_CSIRO_Lrig_0.1, whole genome shotgun sequence:
- the LOC124656374 gene encoding uncharacterized protein LOC124656374, whose amino-acid sequence MEHFPDGHHVWLRSRALGTYLHADTDGQGVSLRDSRASLNAAWAVQHVHHGYELFLLLHGAAYGRYLAATNTRPPIEIPGFRGCRVAQRGYESLEVGPIMWQAFGVGVLPGDHDVQLRGVDGRYLRANGRHLPWNHGASVDEFDHLSDMRHWIVEPIPAREGMPALPGQIRPSFLQNLSKFVFGRVVAAADRRSTRLIRFVRADDDGFYPEEEERWAEIPLTGRSVQHLRNQLALGVASFDIIMCVRAGRYGRLTPLVVDLPSGRNGDIIEIVVYMVGTPAANGLRHPDVDAE is encoded by the exons atgGAGCACTTCCCCGACGGGCACCACGTGTGGCTGCGGAGCCGCGCGCTCGGCACCTACCTGCACGCCGACACCGACGGGCAGGGCGTCTCGCTCCGCGACAGCCGCGCGTCGCTCAACGCGGCGTGGGCGGTGCAGCACGTCCACCACGGCTACGAGCTGTTCCTGCTCCTCCACGGCGCCGCCTACGGCCGCTACCTCGCCGCCACCAACACGCGCCCGCCGATCGAGATCCCAGGCTTCCGCGGCTGCCGCGTCGCGCAGCGCGGCTACGAGTCCCTCGAGGTGGGACCCATCATGTGGCAGGCCTTCGGGGTCGGGGTCCTCCCCGGGGACCACGACGTCCAGCTCCGCGGCGTCGACGGCCGCTACCTCCGCGCCAACGGGAGGCACCTCCCCTGGAACCACGGCGCCAGCGTCGACGAGTTCGACCACCTGAGCGACATGAGGCACTGGATCGTCGAGCCCATCCCCGCCAGGGAGGGCATGCCTGCCCTTCCAGGCCAGATCAGG CCCAGCTTCCTCCAAAACCTCTCCAAGTTCGTCTTCGGCCGCGTGGTGGCAGCCGCAGACCGCAGAAGCACGCGGCTCATTCGGTTCGTGCGGGCGGACGACGACGGCTTCTaccccgaggaggaggagcgctggGCCGAGATCCCGCTCACGGGGAGGTCCGTGCAGCACCTCAGGAACCAGTTGGCCCTCGGCGTCGCCTCCTTCGACATCATCATGTGCGTCCGAGCCGGACGCTACGGGAGGCTCACCCCACTCGTCGTCGACCTGCCCAGCGGCCGCAATGGCGACATCATCGAGATCGTCGTCTACATGGTCGGGACACCAG
- the LOC124651832 gene encoding uncharacterized protein LOC124651832 isoform X2 has protein sequence MQDVAGERGGYLHGRGALDSDDLLYLKEQMEAEEDAERLLRRTEKRAFAAFKKAAVLADSTPAIPAALCVDARPKSDIRQRDLLKNIVGIKPKRPKVGSPLQAAESDMPKQNQEVSASKIPSCQNQPLGEREKESSHGPVSCVQPVSKPAEATEARTQNVSGSLLGLAYDSSDEE, from the exons ATGCAGGATGTTGCTGGTGAGAGGGGAGGGTACCTTCATGGACGAGGAG CATTGGACAGTGATGATTTGCTTTACCTTAAAGAGCAAATGGAGGCTGAGGAAGATGCAGAGCGTCTTCTTCGCCGTACAGAGAAGCGGGCATTCGCTGCTTTTAAG AAAGCAGCAGTTTTAGCTGATTCTACACCTGCTATACCCGCGGCTCTTTGTGTCGATGCTAGACCAAAAAGTGATATAAG GCAACGTGATCTCTTGAAGAATATTGTTGGGATCAAACCAAAGCGACCCAAAGTTGGCAGCCCATTGCAAGCAGCAGAGAGCGATATGCCTAAGCAGAACCAAGAAGTTTCTGCCAGCAAAATCCCCTCATGTCAGAATCAACCACTTGGTGAACGTGAGAAAGAATCATCGCATGGGCCAGTCAGTTGTGTGCAGCCTGTGTCGAAACCAGCTGAAGCAACAGAGGCTAGGACACAGAATGTATCTGGAAGCTTACTTGGTCTGGCGTATGATAGCTCAGACGAAGAATAA
- the LOC124651832 gene encoding uncharacterized protein LOC124651832 isoform X1 has product MSGREVREYTNLTDPKDRKLGKGKIDDEDVTFQRMVAKMQDVAGERGGYLHGRGALDSDDLLYLKEQMEAEEDAERLLRRTEKRAFAAFKKAAVLADSTPAIPAALCVDARPKSDIRQRDLLKNIVGIKPKRPKVGSPLQAAESDMPKQNQEVSASKIPSCQNQPLGEREKESSHGPVSCVQPVSKPAEATEARTQNVSGSLLGLAYDSSDEE; this is encoded by the exons ATGTCTGGACGTGAGGTCCGTGAGTACACCAATCTCACTGATCCTAAAG ATAGGAAGTTGGGGAAGGGAAAGATCGACGATGAAGACGTCACCTTCCAGCGCATGGTTGCAAAG ATGCAGGATGTTGCTGGTGAGAGGGGAGGGTACCTTCATGGACGAGGAG CATTGGACAGTGATGATTTGCTTTACCTTAAAGAGCAAATGGAGGCTGAGGAAGATGCAGAGCGTCTTCTTCGCCGTACAGAGAAGCGGGCATTCGCTGCTTTTAAG AAAGCAGCAGTTTTAGCTGATTCTACACCTGCTATACCCGCGGCTCTTTGTGTCGATGCTAGACCAAAAAGTGATATAAG GCAACGTGATCTCTTGAAGAATATTGTTGGGATCAAACCAAAGCGACCCAAAGTTGGCAGCCCATTGCAAGCAGCAGAGAGCGATATGCCTAAGCAGAACCAAGAAGTTTCTGCCAGCAAAATCCCCTCATGTCAGAATCAACCACTTGGTGAACGTGAGAAAGAATCATCGCATGGGCCAGTCAGTTGTGTGCAGCCTGTGTCGAAACCAGCTGAAGCAACAGAGGCTAGGACACAGAATGTATCTGGAAGCTTACTTGGTCTGGCGTATGATAGCTCAGACGAAGAATAA